One Manihot esculenta cultivar AM560-2 chromosome 6, M.esculenta_v8, whole genome shotgun sequence DNA segment encodes these proteins:
- the LOC110616825 gene encoding protein indeterminate-domain 16 isoform X1, whose translation MLANNSSSSLPSSSSDPFSCLEVATNNNKRKRRPAGTPDPDAEVVSLSPKTLLESDRYVCEICNQGFQRDQNLQMHRRRHKVPWKLLKRETPVVKKRVFVCPEPTCLHHDPCHALGDLVGIKKHFRRKHSNHKQWVCEKCSKGYAVQSDYKAHLKTCGTRGHSCDCGRVFSRVESFIEHQDTCNMGRLRPESQSLQPACLSRTASSPSPSADTNFSTVPWSPLVIPRKTTDAMFLSPTVDKKDYNLELQLSSTSNPIDVSVSPKIDDNHSTQLQLSIGSSDFIEKNDSNITCATIDAGKLSPGESNNNHREKSELPASRVKEKAWEKLRLAMAEKAYAEEARQRAKRQIEMAEQEFANAKRIRQQAQAELNKAQSLKVHATKQINSTILQITCHACKQQFQARTHPDENSLGLSYMSSAITEGEVENDNDLEKPAAYNLSIS comes from the exons ATGCTAGCCAACAACTCTTCCTCATcgcttccttcttcttcttctgatcCTTTTTCTTGTTTAGAAGTTGCAACTAACaataataagagaaaaagaAGACCAGCAGGGACTCCAG ATCCAGATGCTGAGGTGGTGTCTTTATCACCCAAAACGCTATTGGAATCTGATCGTTATGTATGTGAGATCTGCAACCAGGGGTTTCAGAGAGATCAAAACCTACAGATGCATAGGAGGAGACATAAGGTCCCTTGGAagttactcaagagagagactCCTGTGGTGAAGAAGAGAGTTTTTGTTTGTCCTGAGCCTACTTGCTTACACCATGATCCATGCCATGCCCTTGGTGATCTTGTTGGGATTAAAAAGCATTTCAGAAGAAAACACAGCAATCATAAACAATGGGTTTGTGAAAAATGTTCTAAAGGTTATGCTGTTCAATCTGATTATAAAGCTCATCTCAAAACCTGTGGCACCAGAGGCCATTCTTGCGATTGCGGCCGTGTTTTCTCAAG AGTTGAGAGTTTTATAGAGCATCAAGACACTTGCAACATGGGACGCTTACGACCAGAATCACAATCACTACAGCCTGCATGCTTGTCTAGAACAGCATCGAGCCCAAGCCCTTCTGCAGATACAAATTTCAGCACAGTTCCTTGGTCTCCTTTAGTAATACCAAGGAAAACAACTGATGCCATGTTCTTGAGCCCTACTGTAGATAAAAAAGATTACAATTTGGAGCTCCAGCTTTCAAGCACATCAAATCCCATTGACGTCTCAGTTTCTCCTAAGATAGACGATAATCATTCTACCCAGTTGCAGCTCTCAATTGGGTCAAGTGATTTCATCGAAAAAAACGATTCAAATATCACTTGTGCAACTATAGATGCAGGCAAACTCTCCCCAGGAGAGAGCAACAATAATCACAGAGAAAAATCTGAATTGCCAGCCTCAAGGGTTAAAGAAAAAGCATGGGAGAAGCTAAGGTTGGCCATGGCAGAGAAAGCttatgcagaagaggcaagacAACGAGCGAAAAGACAGATTGAAATGGCGGAACAAGAATTTGCCAATGCCAAGAGAATTAGGCAACAAGCTCAAGCTGAACTAAACAAGGCACAGTCTCTGAAAGTGCATGCAACGAAGCAAATCAATTCAACAATTCTCCAAATCACTTGCCATGCTTGTAAACAGCAATTTCAAGCGAGAACACATCCAGATGAGAACTCTTTGGGTTTGAGTTACATGTCTTCAGCAATAACAGAAGGTGAAGTAGAGAATGATAATGATCTAGAAAAGCCTGCAGCTTATAACCTAAGCATAAGTTAA
- the LOC110616825 gene encoding protein indeterminate-domain 16 isoform X2, whose product MLANNSSSSLPSSSSDPFSCLEVATNNNKRKRRPAGTPDAEVVSLSPKTLLESDRYVCEICNQGFQRDQNLQMHRRRHKVPWKLLKRETPVVKKRVFVCPEPTCLHHDPCHALGDLVGIKKHFRRKHSNHKQWVCEKCSKGYAVQSDYKAHLKTCGTRGHSCDCGRVFSRVESFIEHQDTCNMGRLRPESQSLQPACLSRTASSPSPSADTNFSTVPWSPLVIPRKTTDAMFLSPTVDKKDYNLELQLSSTSNPIDVSVSPKIDDNHSTQLQLSIGSSDFIEKNDSNITCATIDAGKLSPGESNNNHREKSELPASRVKEKAWEKLRLAMAEKAYAEEARQRAKRQIEMAEQEFANAKRIRQQAQAELNKAQSLKVHATKQINSTILQITCHACKQQFQARTHPDENSLGLSYMSSAITEGEVENDNDLEKPAAYNLSIS is encoded by the exons ATGCTAGCCAACAACTCTTCCTCATcgcttccttcttcttcttctgatcCTTTTTCTTGTTTAGAAGTTGCAACTAACaataataagagaaaaagaAGACCAGCAGGGACTCCAG ATGCTGAGGTGGTGTCTTTATCACCCAAAACGCTATTGGAATCTGATCGTTATGTATGTGAGATCTGCAACCAGGGGTTTCAGAGAGATCAAAACCTACAGATGCATAGGAGGAGACATAAGGTCCCTTGGAagttactcaagagagagactCCTGTGGTGAAGAAGAGAGTTTTTGTTTGTCCTGAGCCTACTTGCTTACACCATGATCCATGCCATGCCCTTGGTGATCTTGTTGGGATTAAAAAGCATTTCAGAAGAAAACACAGCAATCATAAACAATGGGTTTGTGAAAAATGTTCTAAAGGTTATGCTGTTCAATCTGATTATAAAGCTCATCTCAAAACCTGTGGCACCAGAGGCCATTCTTGCGATTGCGGCCGTGTTTTCTCAAG AGTTGAGAGTTTTATAGAGCATCAAGACACTTGCAACATGGGACGCTTACGACCAGAATCACAATCACTACAGCCTGCATGCTTGTCTAGAACAGCATCGAGCCCAAGCCCTTCTGCAGATACAAATTTCAGCACAGTTCCTTGGTCTCCTTTAGTAATACCAAGGAAAACAACTGATGCCATGTTCTTGAGCCCTACTGTAGATAAAAAAGATTACAATTTGGAGCTCCAGCTTTCAAGCACATCAAATCCCATTGACGTCTCAGTTTCTCCTAAGATAGACGATAATCATTCTACCCAGTTGCAGCTCTCAATTGGGTCAAGTGATTTCATCGAAAAAAACGATTCAAATATCACTTGTGCAACTATAGATGCAGGCAAACTCTCCCCAGGAGAGAGCAACAATAATCACAGAGAAAAATCTGAATTGCCAGCCTCAAGGGTTAAAGAAAAAGCATGGGAGAAGCTAAGGTTGGCCATGGCAGAGAAAGCttatgcagaagaggcaagacAACGAGCGAAAAGACAGATTGAAATGGCGGAACAAGAATTTGCCAATGCCAAGAGAATTAGGCAACAAGCTCAAGCTGAACTAAACAAGGCACAGTCTCTGAAAGTGCATGCAACGAAGCAAATCAATTCAACAATTCTCCAAATCACTTGCCATGCTTGTAAACAGCAATTTCAAGCGAGAACACATCCAGATGAGAACTCTTTGGGTTTGAGTTACATGTCTTCAGCAATAACAGAAGGTGAAGTAGAGAATGATAATGATCTAGAAAAGCCTGCAGCTTATAACCTAAGCATAAGTTAA